The genomic DNA TCTGCAGCTTTATAAAGCTGATTATTCATTTCCTGCAGCTGGGCCTGTCCAAGCATTGCCAGTGACATTAAAAAGACATTTCCTGATGCCTGGCTGAATGTGATAACTTCCGCATAGGTTTCTTCTGCCTTTTCACTTTCTCCCATAAACTGATAGTAGACTCCCAGTGCCCAGGTAGCTACTGTTCGAAAGGAAACATTCTCCTTGTCCAGGTATTCCAATGCCCGCTGTGCCTGAACTTTGATATCTTGAAACCGATACTGGTAGATCGCATGTGTAGCCCGTGCCGCAGCGATGGTACCGACAAGGTTTCGATCTGAATCTCTGCTTTCGTTGGCGTTCATGGCCGCTTCTGCAATGCGGAGATTTTTCTCGACGTCGGTGGTCTGGCCTATTACCAGTGAGAGAGAGGCTTTCCTGACCCACAATGAGGGCCTTTTATTCAATTCGGTAATGGGCAGGGAATCCAACCATTTCAGAATAGTGACTACCATACTCTGTGAATGAAGGGGCATGGCTTTATCACTGATAAGGCGCTCCACACGGGGAATGTCATGGGCTGCAGCGGCATGATGAAAAGCTTCGGGATAGAGGTTGTTGTTTTCATACCAATGGCTGGCACGGATATGCAGTTCCGCAGTGTTTTTGCTCCGTGCCAATCGCTGCTTCAGTAAATCTGCAAATAGATGGTGATAACGGTACCAGCAACGTTCATTGTCCAGGGATACGATAAACAAGTTGATTTCTTCGAGGTACTTAAGGGATTCCTGCCCCCCGTCTTCTTCCAATACGGCATTGCACAGGGAAGGACACATCCTGTCCAGTATGGATGTGGAAAGCAAAAAGGATTGTAAATGTTCCGGTTGTCTGTGTAATACTTCCTCCAGGAGGTAGTCCATGACAAAACGGTGGCTTCCGGTAAAGGAATCAACAAGACCACCAGAGTCAGTTTGTCCCTGAATGGATAAAGCGGCCAGCTGTATGCCGGCAATCCATCCTTCAGTGCTTATGTCCAGGGTGTTTATTTCTTCTAAAGAAAGATTCAGACCCATCACGGCTCTCAAAAAATCTGCTGTCTCGGTAAGATTGAATCGCAGGTCTGCCATACGGATTTCAGTCAATTGCCCCTTGGCTCGTAAACGGGGAAGTGGGAGGGGAGGATCCTCACGTGTAGCGATGACCAGGTGCATCAGGGGAGGCATGTGGTCAAGCAGAAAACAGAGGGCATCATTGACCTGTATAGATTTTATAAGGTGATAATCGTCCAGGATAACAAATAATTTATAAGGTAGGGCGGCGATTTCATTGATCAGACCGATCATAATTGTTTCAACAGTAGGAGATTGGGTTGATTGAAGAACTCCAGTCCATTCCGCTCCTATGGTAGAGTCTACTGTCTGCAGGGCAGCAACTAAGTATGACAAAAACCGGGAGGGATCGCTATCCTGTTCATCAAGAGAGAGCCAGGCAACCCGTTGTCCGCAGCAGTCAATCCACTGGCTCAACAGGCTTGTCTTTCCAAAACCAGCGGATGCGGAAATAAGAGTCAGTTTCCCATGCATTCCCTCGTTCAACCGGTCAATTAGAGCGGGACGGGGAATCATGTTTTCCCCGAGAGAAGGGATAAACAATTTAGTAGACAGAATCATCCCGATCATAGAAGAAATATACATCAGGGACGAAATATATCCAACCGGAAAACCGGTTGGATCAACTCAGTCAGGCATAGACTTTTCCAATTAACTCCTTACAAAACAGCTCTATTTCTTTTTGAACCGAATTATCCGGAAGAAAGGGAGTTGCGTTGAGGGTCCGTGCAAATATTTTATCTAACAGGGTATGTCTTGAATCTGAAATATCCTGAAGGGTCAATATAAAATGATCAATGTGCTTTTTTTCATTATGGAGACCCAGGCTTACCCTGATTAGACCCGGCAGGATATGTTCAATCAGGTCAGGAAACATCTTTATCAGTTTATCAGCTATATACGCTCTGGCAGGATGGATATTCATAAGCTGCTTAACAATCATATGAGCGCAAAAACAACCGCTGCGGACTCCGATACCTCCCCGTTCCGCCAGCTCTTTTGCTGCCAGATTATGAGGTACAGAGGTACATGAAAAAACAACAGTACTTCCTTTCTCCTGAAACTGTGAACAGCTGCAGTCATTGACACCATATGTTTTAATTCCCGCAACTGTTGATAAGCCTTTTAAAATGTAACTTGTCAGCTCACTCTCTTCCCTGGATATAACTGACATTCCGATTCTTTGAAGGAGGGTGATGGCTTTGCCCAATGCAGCAATTCCAGTCAGGTTTTCTTCTCCAGAGGATTGAATACGAGTCAATTCTTCAGCCTTGAAATTCAGTAAACTTTTGCGAACGACTAAAACCCCACTGCCAAAAGGGGCATACATCTTGTGCCCGGAGAAGGCAAGATAATCAATGTCATCTGATTCCATTGAAATAGATCGATGGGCCACCAGTTGTGCTCCATCTACCAGTATGCGGGCATTATACTTGTGAGCCATTCCTGCCAGGGCTTTAATATCATTGTAACTCCCCAGTACATTGGACGCTCCGCAGAGTGCTACCAATTTGATTCTCTTTTTTCCATGGATCTGGTTGAGGTTATAGTCCTGCAGGATCTGATCCATCTCTCTGGAATTGATAAATCCATTATTGTCCACGGATAAGCGAATGACAGAGTTATCGGAAATATAACGCCAGGGGAGTTCGTTGGAGTGATGCTCAAGAAGAGTGTTCAATACGATCGCTTCGCACTCGTCTGTACATTCTTTTTTCCAATTTTGAGCCGCTATATTGATCGCTTCTGTTGTATTGGAACAGAACATTATCTCGTATTCATCCAGTGTAAAATCTAAAAAGTCCGCACAGATCTCTTTGACAAGAGGGATAATCCGCTGTTGAAGATGCAGGGGCTGTTTCCATGTCTGACACACCGTTCTCCATACAGGCATAAAGGTTGGTGTGCTGGCGGCATTATCAAAATTGGTATATTCGAGAAGCCCTTCTGAGGTGGGAACTTCAATATTATTTCCGGGGGCTGAGTCCCGGAGTGCCTGGAGTAAGTCAGAACCCGATAGATTTTCCAGATCATCTTTGTAGAGAATCTCTGCAATGCTCTGAGCACAATCGGCGTCTGTATTTTGAATCTCATTTAAAAACAGATCATGCCCCTGTTTTTTGCTGAGATGAAGAGATTTTATCAGGGCGATTATATTGATGATACAGGGAGTCCCGGCTTCAAAACGCTCCGGCCCTTTGGTAAATACAACAGAGTCGGGAGATACCAGTTTAACCACTCCTCCTCCGGTTTGGAATGGAATCCCCTTTGGAAGGGCGCTCCTCTTAACGGCCAGTATTCTAAGTCCCAGGGGCAAACCAATATCCTGACTTGATAAAGAATGGAATGAGCTGGATTCGAGCTGGGTCATGAGAGCATCAGCACGCAGGGGAGTCAAAAAGATAACGCTGTAATGTTCTTTATTCAGTTCCAGATACTCAAGAACTGAATCTCTTGCCAGTTCAATAAGTCGACTACTAACAAGAGAATAGTGCCCGGAACCCCTATTTACATTAGAATAAGTGGTCACTGCTGTAAATACTGCCGATTCAAGTTCTTCGAATGCCTGATTCATAACAATACCTGACTTTTTACGAAATGTTTTGATAAGGCGAGTAGGGAAGTGTACGGCCTTTTTCAAGTAGAAGAACTTTTTTGTTTCTTATACTTAGTTCCTTTGCCAGAGAAAGACCTGATAATCCTGCACCTACGATTATATAATCAAAATTATTGTTTTTTTTATCCATGTTTTTATCCTCCATTTCAAATTGAAATCAGAAGCGGTAACCCAGACGGAGACCCGGAATCCATTCCATCTGAGGGATGGTGTATTCTTCGCTTTCGATTATCAGGCTCTTTTGCTGCCTGGCATTAATTTGACAACTGAGTTGAAGGAACAATCCTTTGTAAACAAAGTACTGGAATCCAAGACCTAACCCTGCATCCAGTGTCTGCATATAGTCTTTTCCATCGCTGTTATTGCTCCGGATTTCCCATCGGTTAAAACTGATTGCCCCGGTAACAAACAGACATTTGGTCAGGTAATAATCCACCAGAAAACCAATAGAGCCGTCACTGAAGGAACGTTCAAAATCACTGGCTATCCTGTCAATTCCACTCTCTTCAAAATCTGCCGTACCACTATTCATGACACTGAGTCTGAACCTGAGATTGTCATAGTGTATTCCCGCAGATGCCTGATATCCTCCATTAAAAAAAC from Oceanispirochaeta sp. includes the following:
- a CDS encoding LuxR C-terminal-related transcriptional regulator, which produces MYISSMIGMILSTKLFIPSLGENMIPRPALIDRLNEGMHGKLTLISASAGFGKTSLLSQWIDCCGQRVAWLSLDEQDSDPSRFLSYLVAALQTVDSTIGAEWTGVLQSTQSPTVETIMIGLINEIAALPYKLFVILDDYHLIKSIQVNDALCFLLDHMPPLMHLVIATREDPPLPLPRLRAKGQLTEIRMADLRFNLTETADFLRAVMGLNLSLEEINTLDISTEGWIAGIQLAALSIQGQTDSGGLVDSFTGSHRFVMDYLLEEVLHRQPEHLQSFLLSTSILDRMCPSLCNAVLEEDGGQESLKYLEEINLFIVSLDNERCWYRYHHLFADLLKQRLARSKNTAELHIRASHWYENNNLYPEAFHHAAAAHDIPRVERLISDKAMPLHSQSMVVTILKWLDSLPITELNKRPSLWVRKASLSLVIGQTTDVEKNLRIAEAAMNANESRDSDRNLVGTIAAARATHAIYQYRFQDIKVQAQRALEYLDKENVSFRTVATWALGVYYQFMGESEKAEETYAEVITFSQASGNVFLMSLAMLGQAQLQEMNNQLYKAAETYRRSLELFSNCPIPNAEEAHMGLAHILYEWNDLEGAEKHCLLGVDLARQYDGEVDRSIVCKLFLSRVILARGDVAGATAVLEQVRQAIVRLNSDRRSGELYAMQSMVHLKQDDLSSAAKMAKKSGDPSCQARIFLALKDPVSALAVLEPMGEHKRLEAMVLQALALHLHGEKDRAVSMIQKVLSQAEHGGFFRLFIDEGPPMAALLTKASPMRTGKSYVCKVLEGFKQTPSLSPNGTDLLPLVEDLSERELDVLSLVSLGLSNNEIGERLFLALSTVKGHNQNIFDKLQVRNRTEAVARARELGLLIGNLY
- a CDS encoding aminotransferase class V-fold PLP-dependent enzyme, giving the protein MNQAFEELESAVFTAVTTYSNVNRGSGHYSLVSSRLIELARDSVLEYLELNKEHYSVIFLTPLRADALMTQLESSSFHSLSSQDIGLPLGLRILAVKRSALPKGIPFQTGGGVVKLVSPDSVVFTKGPERFEAGTPCIINIIALIKSLHLSKKQGHDLFLNEIQNTDADCAQSIAEILYKDDLENLSGSDLLQALRDSAPGNNIEVPTSEGLLEYTNFDNAASTPTFMPVWRTVCQTWKQPLHLQQRIIPLVKEICADFLDFTLDEYEIMFCSNTTEAINIAAQNWKKECTDECEAIVLNTLLEHHSNELPWRYISDNSVIRLSVDNNGFINSREMDQILQDYNLNQIHGKKRIKLVALCGASNVLGSYNDIKALAGMAHKYNARILVDGAQLVAHRSISMESDDIDYLAFSGHKMYAPFGSGVLVVRKSLLNFKAEELTRIQSSGEENLTGIAALGKAITLLQRIGMSVISREESELTSYILKGLSTVAGIKTYGVNDCSCSQFQEKGSTVVFSCTSVPHNLAAKELAERGGIGVRSGCFCAHMIVKQLMNIHPARAYIADKLIKMFPDLIEHILPGLIRVSLGLHNEKKHIDHFILTLQDISDSRHTLLDKIFARTLNATPFLPDNSVQKEIELFCKELIGKVYA
- a CDS encoding NAD(P)-binding protein, whose protein sequence is MDKKNNNFDYIIVGAGLSGLSLAKELSIRNKKVLLLEKGRTLPYSPYQNIS